Part of the bacterium genome is shown below.
CGAAGACCGGTCATTCTGGAAACTCGCGGGCGCCCGCGCCGCCCTCGCGAAAGAGAAGAACTGGCAGAGATTTGTGCAGCCCTATCTCTATCGACCCTTTGACCAAGTGTGGCTCTTTGCGATGAAGCCGTTTGTTCACCGACTGCGCCTCAAAGTAATGCAACATCTGCAACGCCCGAATATTGCGATGTGCGTTGGACGCGCAGGGCTGGTCACCAGTGGCCCGTGGGACCTAGTGTTCTGCACGAAGTACATGTGTGACCACAACATCTTCTATCGCGGCAGCAGCACGAACTTCCCGCTGTATCTTTATGAGGACGGCAAGTCCGTGGATCTGTTCTTGGAGAATGAGACACGAAGACCGAATCTGTCCTCCGGGTTCACTAAGGCACTTGCCAGTAAACTCAACATCCGATTCGTGACGAGCGCGCATGGGGATCTGAAGAGGACCGTCGGAGCGTTAGATGTATTCCACTATGTCTATGCGATCCTTCACTCGCCCACCTACCGTTCGAGATACGCGGCATTTCTGAGAAGGGACTTTCCTGTGATACCTCTCACCAAGGACGTGAAACTTTTCAACGCCTTGGTCGGGAAGGGCCAGGAATTGACTGACCTTCATACGATGGGATCGTCGAAACTGAGTGCTGCCGTTACTGCATTCCCTGTCGCGGGGTCGAACATCGTGACCAGGGTGAAATATGAGCCAGATCAAGCGCGCGTATACATCAACGACAAGCAGTTCTTTGAGGGCATCCCTTCGGATATTTGGCAGATGACAATTGGGGGCTTCCCTATTTGCGGCCAGTGGTTGAAGGATCGCAAGGAGCAGACTCTCAGCTATGATGACATTCAGAAGTACCAGCAGATCATCGTGGCGCTTCGAGAGATGAGTCGGGTGATGGATGAGATAGATGACATTATTCCCTCTTGGCCTCTCGAATGAACGGGTGGCCTTTCTCGGTCAACTGGTTTAGTCGGTCGGCTGGACCGCGCCTCCAGCAGCGCCGGAAGCGTACGATGCCTCGCCTTTGCTACCGAATCGACCTCACCGCTCCGCCGCTCGAACTGGCGGCCCAGGCCCTCACCGTCGCTAGAATCCAGGAGCATGCGCGGACGCGTGGGCTCACCGTGGACGAACGCGAGACCGCGTACAGCAGGGAGTTCGTGCTCATGATTTCGGCGGAGCGAATGAACGACGTTCTCTGGGACCTCGACCTCGCGGGGCTGTTGAAGCCGAACCAGAGAATCACGGGAGATCCTGCGCTGCATGTGAAGCTGGAAGAGCGGTTCTCCTGGCTGGAGTGGTCCGACGCTCAGGATGTTGAACCGACATGAGCCTGTGCAGGGCCATTCGGCGATGCCCGGCGTTCCTCGTGTAAAGGACAATTGACATGCCAGGGAAACGAATCGCGCCGCTCCGGAGCAAGGCAGAAAGGGAGCGTCATATCTTTCGCCTTTTCGCCCGGGCCGTGCCTCTTGCCATCAAGCCAAACTCCGTGCGCTCCGGGCGTGGCGACCGTGCACCTGACATCCTCTGTCGTCTCTCCACCGACGAGCGCGTCGCTTTCGAATTGGCACAAATCATCGACGAGGACTTTGCGAAGGGTTTCAGCGACACCCTGAGGCTCAAAGTTGCGCTCGACGAGACCCTTGCAGGTTCTCCTGCCCCGTTCAGAGATGCGTTCGCTCAGATGTTCTCCAACTCGTTGATCGGCCTTTTCTTTGGAAACCATCTAACGTTGCAACGCCGCCGAGCAGCTCTAAAGCCGCTCTTAGAATACATAGGCACTTTGGGACCAAATGCGGTGGGCGAGTTCTTCCCGAGTCAGCCCCCTCTTCGAGACGTGGTTAGGATGGTGACCGTCTTCCGCGGCGCGTTCACCGGACCCGTCCTCGAACCTGTCGGCGGCGGCTTTATCGGAAACCCAATCCTCGCCGTTCTTGAGGGCAAGTTCCGGAAGGTGTACCCGACGTGCCTCCCCATTGAACTTGTGGCGTACTACGATCTACAACTCGAACCCCCGCTCTCGATCTGGGAGCCTGAGGTCTCCCGCTACGCCCCAGAGGCCCTGCCAAAATCCCAATTCCGCCGCGCCTGGGTTTTCTCGGTTGCTTCGGGGCAGATACTGTACGTTCATCCCTCGCTCCCGTAACGCCATCGCTCTCCGACGGACCGGTAATTCGCAGCCCCGGCACCTAACATGCGTTAGGTGCGGGCAACAGAGCGAGTCGATAGGAGTCATGCCCTGTCGGCTCGGGACGCCAAGTCAGGCGCCCTTCCCGTCATCCTTGGACATAGCAGCGAGGGCAGCCTCGACATCGGCAGTAGTGATCTCCACAAAGCCGCTTGCGAGGTACGCCATGTTCTCGCTCCGATCCGGCGGCGCCAGTTCGACCAATCTGTGTACGACACGGCAGGCGGTGTTGTGCGCCCACCGGATGCCCTCGGTGCAACTGATCTTGCCCATCGCCAAATAGTCGGCCGGCTGGGTTTTCTCTGGCTTCGGAAGCGCGATTCCCCTCTGCTCAAGATCCCGTAGCAACCCGAGAGGGAGCCCAGCCATCTTGTAGTGAACGATCTCGTTGCGTAGCCTGACCAGCATTTGGAAGTCCTGGAACGGCTGCGTGTTGCGTGGCATCGTGCGCCCCACGTGGATCTGGGGCAGCAATTGGATCTTGAGTAGGAGGTCAAGTCGTTCTACCTCCTCACTGTCGAAGAGATCCAGGGGTGTGGCGCCGAAGCCCATCTGGGAGAGCGGGCTAATCATGGTTTCGTTCAGGAACGCCTCCACTGAGGC
Proteins encoded:
- a CDS encoding type ISP restriction/modification enzyme, which codes for EDRSFWKLAGARAALAKEKNWQRFVQPYLYRPFDQVWLFAMKPFVHRLRLKVMQHLQRPNIAMCVGRAGLVTSGPWDLVFCTKYMCDHNIFYRGSSTNFPLYLYEDGKSVDLFLENETRRPNLSSGFTKALASKLNIRFVTSAHGDLKRTVGALDVFHYVYAILHSPTYRSRYAAFLRRDFPVIPLTKDVKLFNALVGKGQELTDLHTMGSSKLSAAVTAFPVAGSNIVTRVKYEPDQARVYINDKQFFEGIPSDIWQMTIGGFPICGQWLKDRKEQTLSYDDIQKYQQIIVALREMSRVMDEIDDIIPSWPLE